The following coding sequences are from one Ammoniphilus sp. CFH 90114 window:
- a CDS encoding ABC transporter ATP-binding protein, translating into MFDVELKNIQKRFNNQAVVKDFNLQIEQGEFISFLGPSGCGKTTTLNMVAGFLEPDEGELLIKGKKMNGVPPYKRELGMVFQTYSLFPHMTIEENIGYGLKFRKVPKSEMKDRIQKVLELIKLPHVADRFPKQLSGGQRQRIAIARALVIEPSLLLLDEPLSNLDAKLRHELRNELKRLHQEIGVTTIFVTHDQEEALSLSDRIVVMSHGNIEQIGKPWDIYHHPKTEFVHTFIGSTNRIDGTLVSKSGTELTIKTAQGLIRSTTHSVDTNIGGPISAYVRPEKIRLVHDHGGELTTNQFRGTVTMMNFLGAFMDCDVTNGDMKLTVKLQLNNDNMSIQTGKSVICEWNSEDLFLIPRGEA; encoded by the coding sequence ATGTTTGATGTGGAATTGAAAAATATTCAAAAGCGATTTAATAACCAAGCGGTTGTTAAAGACTTTAACCTACAGATCGAGCAGGGGGAGTTTATCTCCTTCCTCGGTCCTTCCGGTTGTGGGAAGACTACAACCCTGAACATGGTTGCGGGATTCCTCGAGCCTGATGAAGGAGAATTGCTCATTAAGGGTAAAAAGATGAATGGTGTTCCCCCTTATAAGAGAGAACTAGGCATGGTATTTCAAACCTATTCCCTCTTTCCTCATATGACGATTGAAGAGAACATCGGATATGGATTGAAGTTTCGTAAGGTACCTAAATCTGAAATGAAAGATCGTATTCAAAAAGTGCTTGAACTTATTAAGCTTCCTCATGTTGCTGATCGATTTCCAAAGCAACTATCCGGCGGACAGCGCCAACGGATCGCAATAGCTAGAGCTCTCGTTATTGAGCCTTCCTTATTGCTGCTTGATGAGCCATTGAGTAACTTAGATGCCAAACTTCGCCATGAACTTCGAAATGAGTTGAAGCGACTTCATCAAGAAATCGGTGTCACTACCATTTTTGTTACGCACGACCAAGAAGAAGCTTTATCTTTATCCGATCGTATTGTGGTCATGAGCCACGGGAATATTGAACAGATTGGGAAGCCATGGGATATCTATCATCATCCTAAGACTGAATTTGTTCATACGTTTATCGGAAGCACCAACCGTATTGACGGTACCCTCGTTTCCAAGTCAGGTACTGAACTGACGATTAAAACGGCACAGGGCTTGATTCGATCCACTACCCATTCAGTGGATACCAATATAGGAGGTCCTATATCCGCTTATGTGCGTCCAGAAAAAATCCGACTTGTTCATGATCATGGTGGTGAACTCACGACCAATCAGTTCAGAGGAACCGTTACCATGATGAACTTTTTAGGGGCTTTTATGGATTGTGATGTTACAAATGGAGATATGAAGCTTACCGTAAAACTGCAGTTGAATAATGACAATATGTCTATACAAACTGGAAAATCCGTTATTTGTGAGTGGAATTCTGAGGATCTGTTCTTGATCCCAAGAGGGGAGGCTTAG
- a CDS encoding M20 family metallopeptidase yields MALLSHIKKELPQFLNLLEESVNMDSPSKEKEQNDQVAQWYATQFESIVGGRSEIIQNQDYGNIVRCTFGQGSKQILIMGHYDTVWPMGEATKRPFSIKENKAYGPGVYDMKAGLLQAFFALKALRDLDLFPVDTQVVLFINSDEEIGSPSSRKWIEEEAKRSHVCFVLEPPLEPLGALKTWRKGSGRFYLTVKGISAHAGVNPESGVSAIEELSHQVLRIHSFTDYANGTTLNVGLIKGGIGANVVAESAEAEIDVRIKSIEQMKKIEEELLHLQPVLKDTELSIKGGFIRPPMERTEGVGLLVSQAKKLGKLLDLDLQEQGTGGVSDGNFTAACGIPTLDGLGARGGYAHSPHEFVDIDQIPVRTALLALLIQELEF; encoded by the coding sequence ATGGCTTTGCTTTCACACATCAAGAAGGAGTTACCTCAATTTCTGAATCTATTGGAAGAGAGTGTCAATATGGACTCTCCATCGAAAGAAAAAGAACAAAATGATCAAGTAGCCCAGTGGTACGCTACTCAATTTGAATCTATTGTTGGCGGTCGTTCTGAGATCATTCAAAACCAAGACTATGGGAACATCGTACGGTGCACCTTTGGGCAGGGTTCTAAGCAAATTTTGATCATGGGACACTATGACACGGTCTGGCCGATGGGCGAAGCGACTAAACGCCCCTTCTCTATTAAAGAGAACAAGGCCTACGGACCCGGTGTATATGATATGAAAGCAGGTCTCCTGCAAGCTTTTTTTGCCTTAAAAGCACTTCGAGATCTAGACCTCTTTCCAGTAGATACGCAGGTCGTGTTGTTCATTAACAGCGATGAAGAAATCGGCAGCCCAAGTTCAAGGAAGTGGATTGAAGAGGAGGCCAAGCGTTCTCATGTCTGTTTTGTATTAGAGCCTCCTCTTGAGCCATTGGGTGCGCTAAAAACCTGGAGAAAAGGAAGTGGCCGATTCTATCTCACGGTCAAAGGAATTTCTGCACATGCCGGAGTTAATCCAGAAAGTGGTGTCTCCGCCATTGAAGAATTATCCCATCAAGTCCTTCGTATCCATTCCTTTACGGATTACGCTAACGGAACCACCTTAAATGTTGGACTAATTAAAGGTGGAATCGGAGCTAACGTCGTGGCGGAATCGGCTGAAGCTGAAATTGATGTAAGGATAAAGTCTATTGAGCAGATGAAAAAGATCGAGGAGGAGCTTCTCCACCTTCAGCCTGTGCTAAAAGATACTGAGCTTTCTATTAAAGGCGGGTTTATCCGACCTCCAATGGAGCGAACAGAAGGCGTAGGCCTCCTCGTCTCCCAAGCAAAAAAACTAGGGAAATTGCTAGATTTAGATTTACAAGAACAAGGCACAGGTGGAGTGAGTGACGGCAATTTTACAGCAGCTTGTGGCATCCCGACTCTCGATGGGCTAGGTGCTAGAGGTGGTTATGCCCACTCCCCTCACGAATTTGTAGATATCGATCAGATTCCAGTAAGGACCGCACTGTTAGCATTGTTAATTCAAGAATTAGAGTTTTAA
- a CDS encoding ABC transporter permease, whose product MTTLSSKSAKTLSIILLLIPAMVILLSVFIIPMLNILMISFQDKQQQFSLANYLLLFQDPFYMQVLWKTIKLSLWTVACTILLGYPVAMYMSQASGKMRGIITLLILSPHLISVVIRNFGWVVILGPKGWVNEMLLKLGIIQEPLRLLYNELGVIIGLTDAFIAYMVIAIATSLYTIDSSLYKAASILGASRFQVFKTVTLPLSLPGLFAGTILVFSLSMSAFVTPALMGGTSVKVIPVLAYDQIMATLNWPLGAALAFLLLGSTVVLVTVFTRLFETKKYKEVFAS is encoded by the coding sequence ATGACTACCCTTTCCTCCAAATCTGCTAAGACTCTTAGTATTATCCTGTTACTGATACCAGCCATGGTAATTTTGTTAAGTGTATTTATCATCCCGATGCTCAACATTTTAATGATTAGTTTTCAAGATAAACAACAGCAATTTAGTTTGGCCAATTACCTGCTGCTCTTCCAAGACCCATTTTATATGCAAGTATTATGGAAGACGATTAAGCTAAGTTTATGGACGGTGGCTTGTACCATTCTTCTTGGATACCCTGTTGCTATGTATATGTCACAAGCCTCAGGCAAGATGAGAGGAATCATTACTCTATTAATTCTATCGCCCCATCTAATTAGTGTGGTTATTCGGAATTTTGGATGGGTTGTTATTCTCGGGCCTAAAGGCTGGGTTAATGAAATGTTATTGAAATTGGGAATAATTCAGGAACCGTTGAGACTACTTTATAACGAGCTTGGCGTAATTATCGGTCTAACAGATGCTTTTATTGCCTATATGGTAATAGCCATTGCTACAAGTCTTTATACTATTGATTCCTCCCTCTATAAAGCAGCCTCCATTCTTGGAGCATCCAGATTTCAAGTATTTAAGACTGTAACTTTACCACTAAGTTTGCCTGGTTTGTTTGCAGGAACCATTCTCGTATTTAGTTTGTCTATGAGTGCGTTTGTCACACCTGCACTAATGGGGGGAACATCAGTAAAGGTAATCCCAGTCTTAGCGTACGATCAGATAATGGCTACATTGAATTGGCCATTAGGCGCAGCCTTAGCGTTTCTACTTTTAGGTAGTACCGTAGTGTTGGTGACCGTCTTTACTCGTCTTTTTGAGACGAAGAAATATAAAGAGGTGTTTGCTTCATGA
- a CDS encoding universal stress protein, translating to MYKKILLATDGSEHSVRAAENAIALAKCNADSKVEVVFVVDEDRAKSDVLRNWNTAGVADTRREKFRTAEEKAKNAGVNYEIKILRGEPGPTIVKYANENGFDIVVIGSRGLNALQEFVIGSVSHKVAKRANCPVLIVK from the coding sequence ATGTATAAGAAGATTCTTTTGGCAACAGACGGTTCAGAACACTCCGTTAGAGCCGCAGAGAACGCCATAGCCCTTGCGAAATGCAACGCTGATTCCAAAGTAGAGGTAGTATTTGTAGTAGACGAGGACAGGGCAAAATCAGATGTGTTAAGGAATTGGAATACTGCCGGAGTAGCGGATACAAGAAGAGAAAAATTTAGAACGGCTGAAGAAAAAGCCAAAAACGCAGGAGTAAATTACGAAATCAAAATTCTTCGCGGGGAACCTGGTCCGACAATTGTGAAGTACGCCAATGAAAATGGCTTCGATATTGTGGTTATTGGTAGTCGCGGATTGAATGCCCTACAGGAATTTGTTATCGGCAGTGTCAGTCATAAAGTAGCAAAAAGGGCAAACTGCCCCGTGCTAATTGTAAAATAG
- a CDS encoding Ger(x)C family spore germination protein yields the protein MRMFHIIFLLTSFFLTTGCWDKTELEELAEVIVIGIDQAENGYINITYKVANPEVGTSAKAGGNEEEPAQTFSLTATDFFSAKDIANSFITRKMTYNHVRTLIVSEDFSRSDEFLKFAYTMTRDRELRRDTWLIISKESAKEFIQNNKPKFETRPHKYYQFMMQRSMETGLVPPSSLHRFLQVMEGGEDLFLAPYVTTKKENKKKDGNEDEFLAGQVPKEGGDIAQVIGSAVIKKGKVIGTLTGEETRLAILLDNTLETEEMLVTYPDPLHPKYRIAARLLKKQSTDIKMKLDSETPEIEVHVPITLEVIAIPSMEDYVEDIKKQQLLKDSLETGMKDKMLRIINKSQTEFEACPFYWSMVARKQFLTNQEYKKFDWKSQYPKARIDVSVSIQLNEFGLKLRTTENKNYKDE from the coding sequence ATGAGAATGTTCCATATCATTTTTCTCCTTACATCATTTTTTTTGACTACGGGTTGTTGGGATAAAACTGAGTTGGAGGAACTTGCAGAAGTCATTGTAATTGGAATCGACCAAGCGGAGAACGGATATATCAACATTACCTATAAAGTAGCTAACCCTGAAGTAGGGACATCAGCAAAAGCTGGAGGTAATGAAGAAGAACCTGCTCAAACGTTTTCTCTTACTGCTACCGATTTCTTTAGTGCGAAAGATATCGCTAACTCCTTTATTACACGGAAAATGACTTATAATCACGTTCGAACTCTTATTGTTTCCGAAGATTTTTCACGTAGTGATGAATTCTTAAAGTTTGCCTATACCATGACTCGTGACAGAGAGCTTCGACGTGATACATGGCTTATCATCTCTAAGGAAAGTGCCAAGGAGTTTATTCAAAATAATAAACCAAAATTTGAAACCAGACCTCATAAATACTACCAATTTATGATGCAAAGATCGATGGAGACCGGTCTTGTACCACCTTCTAGCCTTCATCGTTTCCTTCAAGTGATGGAAGGAGGAGAAGACTTATTTCTAGCTCCTTATGTGACTACAAAGAAGGAGAATAAAAAAAAGGATGGAAACGAAGACGAATTTCTGGCAGGGCAAGTTCCGAAGGAAGGTGGAGATATCGCACAGGTTATCGGATCTGCTGTAATAAAAAAAGGGAAGGTAATTGGAACTTTAACAGGCGAAGAGACGCGTTTGGCCATCTTGTTAGATAATACGTTAGAGACAGAGGAGATGCTTGTAACGTATCCTGACCCTCTTCACCCCAAGTATCGTATTGCCGCAAGATTACTAAAAAAACAATCGACAGATATCAAGATGAAACTGGATAGTGAAACTCCAGAGATAGAAGTCCATGTTCCTATCACTTTAGAAGTTATTGCCATTCCGAGCATGGAGGACTATGTGGAGGATATTAAAAAGCAGCAACTATTGAAGGACTCTTTGGAAACTGGAATGAAGGATAAAATGTTAAGGATCATTAACAAGTCCCAAACTGAATTTGAGGCATGTCCGTTTTACTGGTCCATGGTAGCAAGAAAGCAATTTTTGACCAACCAAGAGTACAAGAAATTTGATTGGAAGAGTCAGTATCCGAAGGCCCGTATCGATGTTTCAGTATCCATTCAATTAAATGAATTTGGTTTGAAATTGCGTACAACTGAAAATAAAAATTATAAGGATGAGTAA
- a CDS encoding ABC transporter substrate-binding protein, translated as MKRKLWSILSVTLLAGSLLTGCGGAKQDSAAPAAPTPSTEPPVAEVKMESELIVAGNGATVETLMKDKIFKLFNEKYPDVKLTYVSGVSTDIVAKVKGQQASPQIDVAIIEGGEQEKGRQEGLWEPLTADMIPNLSRVPSDLAMTENSGVTVNFTPMGISYNSKVVQEKGLPVPTSWNDLARPELKGNITITDVKSNFGRSALIMLSYANGGSEKDMEPGFKQMETIAGYIPTFAKSAAQLQQDLQSETAAYTTWTMARSLTQKAAGLPLEFVFPQEGGNIVPNVGVMIKGAKHPEAAKEFLNMILTDEVQKLYATDLYYNPATDVELPADVAKTLEFDRSKVVNFDYEAIATSMPAWLDRYDKEISVKIGK; from the coding sequence ATGAAAAGAAAATTATGGTCCATTTTATCCGTTACCTTGTTGGCCGGATCTTTGCTAACAGGTTGTGGAGGAGCGAAGCAAGATTCAGCCGCACCGGCAGCACCAACACCGTCTACAGAACCACCTGTTGCAGAGGTAAAGATGGAATCGGAGCTTATTGTTGCGGGGAACGGAGCAACGGTAGAAACGCTTATGAAGGACAAGATCTTCAAACTATTTAACGAAAAGTATCCTGATGTGAAGTTAACGTATGTTTCAGGTGTTTCCACGGATATTGTAGCCAAGGTTAAAGGTCAACAAGCTTCTCCACAAATCGATGTCGCTATTATTGAAGGTGGAGAACAAGAAAAAGGAAGACAAGAAGGGCTGTGGGAACCTTTAACTGCAGATATGATTCCGAATCTTAGCCGAGTGCCTAGTGATCTAGCCATGACGGAGAATAGCGGAGTAACTGTAAACTTCACGCCAATGGGAATTTCTTATAACAGCAAAGTTGTACAAGAGAAGGGACTTCCTGTTCCTACTTCATGGAATGATTTGGCTCGACCAGAGTTAAAAGGTAACATCACTATTACAGACGTTAAGAGTAACTTTGGACGTTCTGCTCTTATTATGCTTTCTTATGCTAATGGTGGTTCTGAAAAAGATATGGAGCCTGGTTTCAAGCAGATGGAAACGATTGCAGGGTATATCCCAACCTTTGCAAAGAGTGCGGCTCAGTTACAACAAGATTTGCAAAGTGAAACAGCAGCTTACACTACATGGACCATGGCAAGAAGCTTAACGCAAAAAGCAGCCGGGCTTCCTCTTGAGTTCGTGTTCCCGCAAGAAGGTGGAAACATCGTACCAAACGTAGGCGTTATGATTAAAGGGGCTAAGCATCCTGAGGCGGCAAAAGAATTCTTGAACATGATACTAACCGATGAAGTTCAGAAGTTATATGCAACCGATCTTTACTATAACCCAGCAACAGACGTAGAGCTTCCAGCTGACGTTGCAAAAACACTAGAGTTTGATCGTTCTAAAGTCGTTAATTTTGATTATGAAGCGATTGCAACCAGCATGCCTGCATGGCTAGACCGTTACGACAAGGAAATATCAGTAAAAATAGGAAAGTAG
- a CDS encoding ABC transporter permease, protein MIRFSWLGLLTFLIILFVTAPLWVIIPTSFTSAGYLSFPPVGFSLQWYYKILERQEFVDSLIFSLQLAAITAILSTLVGTLAAFAIAKYRFPGSTIINNLLLSPLTVPSLIIGIAALVFFTRIGLSGTFLGLLLAHILISIPYVVRLVLTGLTSFDFTLERAGYMLGASPFRVFWDITLPLIRPAIFSGMIFSFLTSFDNVTVSLFLVSPDTTTLPLAIFSYMQETLDPLVASISSVVILLSLLFIFILERVYGLDRMFGLNSHSH, encoded by the coding sequence ATGATTCGATTTTCCTGGCTGGGCCTACTTACGTTCCTCATCATATTGTTTGTCACGGCACCTCTTTGGGTAATTATACCAACCTCTTTCACGTCGGCTGGTTACTTATCCTTTCCCCCTGTAGGGTTCTCCTTGCAGTGGTATTACAAAATTTTGGAGAGACAAGAGTTTGTTGATTCCCTCATTTTCAGCTTACAACTAGCAGCGATTACAGCTATTCTATCTACGTTAGTAGGAACGTTGGCTGCTTTTGCCATAGCGAAGTACCGTTTTCCGGGGAGTACGATTATCAATAATCTATTGCTCTCTCCTTTAACGGTTCCTTCCTTAATTATTGGAATCGCGGCTCTTGTATTTTTTACGAGAATTGGACTCTCTGGTACGTTTTTAGGATTGCTGTTGGCTCACATTCTCATCTCGATTCCTTATGTAGTTCGGCTTGTATTAACGGGCTTAACAAGCTTTGACTTCACCTTGGAACGAGCTGGATATATGCTTGGTGCTAGTCCATTTCGGGTATTTTGGGATATTACTCTTCCGTTGATTCGACCAGCTATTTTTTCCGGAATGATCTTTTCATTCTTGACGTCCTTTGATAACGTCACCGTGTCTTTGTTCTTGGTTTCTCCGGATACCACAACACTTCCGTTAGCTATCTTTAGTTATATGCAAGAGACACTTGACCCCCTTGTGGCATCCATATCATCGGTTGTTATTTTACTAAGCTTACTGTTCATTTTTATTCTTGAGCGTGTATATGGTTTAGACCGCATGTTCGGATTAAATTCACATTCACACTAA
- a CDS encoding GerAB/ArcD/ProY family transporter: MSNYSQGKIGIREFVSLILLSIGSKLTDMTPAIIFNHVKQSTWMVPIFSLIIIAPSLFILLSLFKRYKDKNLYDIIVHLFGKYIGFIVGILLFIIVIEAIITSSRSYSDILGTMYFTTTPLLAIYGVFIGVSYMVAKMGLEAIGSSAYLTIPYIKVTLLLLGILGSSEGVFGRAFPLLGDGVDVILKESLLKSSIFGDIFVLTMIYPLVMEGKNFRKGLWMGLVITAVEISFFIFVYAIVFLEKIAYPFHELARYVRLGTYFTNIETLFLGFWLIAALIRFAIYLYIASLLFGAIFKIKEFEPILLPLTIIVILAGMLPENPIYNVLHYRDMLLNIDSFFFLGLPIVLWLTAKWKGDLST, from the coding sequence ATGAGTAACTATTCACAAGGAAAAATTGGAATAAGAGAATTCGTTTCTCTTATTCTTCTTTCGATCGGTTCAAAACTTACAGATATGACTCCAGCCATTATCTTTAATCACGTTAAACAATCCACATGGATGGTCCCTATTTTTTCACTTATTATTATTGCTCCATCCCTTTTCATTTTACTTTCACTTTTCAAACGGTATAAAGATAAAAACTTATACGATATTATCGTACATTTGTTTGGTAAGTATATTGGTTTTATTGTAGGTATCCTCCTTTTTATCATAGTTATCGAAGCCATAATAACATCAAGTCGCAGTTACTCAGATATTCTGGGAACCATGTATTTTACAACAACTCCTCTTTTGGCTATTTACGGGGTATTCATCGGGGTAAGTTATATGGTTGCTAAAATGGGATTAGAAGCGATTGGTTCTTCTGCTTATCTTACGATTCCATATATAAAGGTAACCTTACTATTGCTTGGAATTCTCGGTTCATCTGAAGGGGTATTCGGAAGAGCCTTCCCACTTTTAGGTGATGGTGTGGATGTCATTTTAAAAGAATCACTTCTTAAGAGCTCGATCTTTGGAGATATTTTCGTTTTAACGATGATTTACCCCTTGGTCATGGAGGGAAAGAATTTTAGAAAAGGGTTGTGGATGGGGCTGGTCATCACGGCAGTGGAGATATCCTTCTTTATTTTCGTTTATGCCATCGTTTTTCTAGAAAAAATAGCCTACCCCTTTCACGAACTGGCACGATATGTTCGCTTAGGAACCTATTTTACCAATATTGAAACCCTATTTTTGGGATTCTGGCTCATCGCTGCCCTTATTCGCTTTGCCATTTATCTTTATATTGCTTCCCTATTGTTTGGGGCTATTTTTAAAATCAAAGAATTCGAACCTATATTATTACCTTTGACTATTATCGTGATTCTTGCCGGTATGTTGCCTGAAAATCCTATCTATAACGTCCTACATTATCGGGACATGCTTTTAAACATCGATTCCTTCTTCTTTTTGGGTTTACCCATAGTCCTCTGGCTAACGGCTAAATGGAAAGGGGATTTGTCTACATGA
- a CDS encoding SulP family inorganic anion transporter, with the protein MDSIKESWFGNIKGDVLAGIVVALALIPEAIAFSIIAGVDPMVGLYASFTIAVTIAFVGGRPGMISAATGAMALLMITLVNEHGLDYLLAATVLTGIIQIIFGVLGLSRYMKFIPRSVMVGFVNSLAILIFMAQIPHFYGEAWIMYIMVAVTLAIIYLFPYLTKAVPSTLVAIITVTAFAMFSDTGVRTVGDMGAISKSLPSFFIPNVPFNLDTLIIILPYALALAMVGLLESLLTATIVDDMTDTGSDKNRESSGQGIANIVTGFFGGMAGCAMIGQSIINVKSGGRGRLSSLIAGVFLMFLIVILGDIVVQIPMAALAGVMIMVSISTFDWNSIQTLHLLPRTDAIVMLVTVVTVVFTHNLAIGVFAGIILSAIFFVSKISKVEINSVLEHNRRIYRITGELFFASVTDLLAAFNYKESIDEVEINLSKSHLWDDSAVAAIDKIVYKFEENGIKVNVTGLNEDSSELVGKLANKFGSH; encoded by the coding sequence ATGGATTCTATAAAAGAATCTTGGTTCGGGAACATAAAGGGGGATGTTCTTGCCGGAATAGTGGTAGCGCTCGCTCTAATACCGGAAGCTATCGCTTTTTCCATTATAGCCGGTGTAGACCCAATGGTTGGATTATATGCTTCCTTTACAATAGCTGTAACCATAGCCTTTGTTGGCGGAAGACCTGGAATGATATCTGCTGCAACTGGTGCGATGGCACTGTTAATGATAACTCTGGTAAATGAACATGGTCTTGACTACCTGTTAGCAGCAACCGTGTTAACAGGAATAATACAAATTATTTTCGGTGTTCTTGGTTTATCGCGTTACATGAAGTTTATCCCCCGCTCTGTTATGGTGGGATTTGTAAATTCGTTAGCCATTCTTATCTTTATGGCTCAAATTCCTCACTTCTATGGTGAGGCATGGATAATGTATATAATGGTTGCAGTAACTTTAGCTATCATTTACCTATTTCCGTATTTAACCAAAGCCGTTCCTTCCACATTGGTAGCAATTATCACTGTTACAGCATTTGCAATGTTTAGCGACACGGGGGTCAGAACGGTTGGAGATATGGGGGCCATTTCAAAGTCCTTACCCTCCTTTTTTATCCCAAATGTCCCATTTAATTTAGATACTCTGATAATTATCCTTCCCTATGCACTAGCCTTAGCGATGGTCGGACTTTTAGAGTCCCTACTTACAGCTACGATTGTAGATGATATGACGGATACAGGAAGCGATAAAAACAGGGAAAGCAGCGGACAAGGTATAGCAAATATCGTTACGGGATTCTTTGGAGGCATGGCGGGTTGTGCGATGATCGGACAATCCATAATTAATGTTAAATCAGGTGGTCGAGGACGCCTTTCATCTTTAATTGCCGGAGTTTTTCTCATGTTCCTCATCGTCATCCTTGGGGACATTGTGGTACAGATTCCTATGGCAGCACTGGCTGGCGTAATGATTATGGTATCCATCAGTACGTTTGATTGGAATTCCATTCAAACGCTACACCTCCTACCAAGAACAGATGCCATTGTGATGCTGGTCACTGTTGTCACGGTTGTTTTCACGCATAACTTAGCTATTGGTGTTTTTGCAGGGATAATCTTGAGTGCGATATTCTTTGTATCTAAAATATCCAAAGTGGAGATTAACAGTGTCTTAGAACATAATAGGCGCATATACCGTATTACGGGGGAACTCTTCTTTGCATCTGTGACGGATTTATTGGCTGCTTTCAACTACAAGGAAAGCATTGATGAAGTGGAAATTAATTTAAGCAAGTCTCACTTGTGGGATGATTCAGCAGTAGCAGCTATAGATAAAATCGTTTATAAATTTGAGGAAAACGGGATAAAGGTGAATGTAACAGGACTAAACGAAGATAGTTCGGAACTTGTGGGTAAATTAGCCAATAAATTTGGAAGTCATTAG
- a CDS encoding spore germination protein, with protein MKDLTEFIKSSFHYPNNKDFKIREVFIPSLKRTAQLFFLETIVDSQELETAIIRPLTLDYSESRTLQSLITAKSIEIASDRKDALTKMVKGSVGLIVERDKNIYLLNVTKFPKRSIGKAESEIVLKGPKEAFTESASDNMGLIRKRILNENLVFENVTVGNISNNDAVIVYLSNVANANLIDSVKKRIKEIQSDGVINLEILEQYIEDNPKSLVATMAYTERPDRVASHIDQGYVAILMENSSSALLLPTTFWSFFHSVEDHYLRMPYGNYIRILRVIALLIAMLTSASYVAITNFHSEMIPPDLLLAIAGAREKVPFPIAVEVLIMEVAFELIREAGLRIPSAIGPTIGIVGALILGQAAVEANIVSPIIIIVVAISGLSSFLISDISFNFAVRIGRFGFILGAATFGFLGIMGVLVMGLSYLTTIKSFGVPFFAPMTPQYRSSGDTIFRRIVQNELFRPAFLKTKRPRRKG; from the coding sequence ATAAAAGACCTAACGGAATTTATAAAGAGCTCCTTTCATTACCCTAACAACAAAGATTTTAAAATAAGAGAAGTTTTCATCCCTAGTTTGAAACGAACAGCACAGTTATTCTTTCTTGAAACGATAGTAGATTCACAAGAATTGGAAACAGCTATCATTCGACCACTAACATTAGATTATTCTGAATCACGTACACTCCAATCGTTAATAACGGCTAAATCTATAGAGATAGCGAGTGATCGTAAGGATGCCCTTACAAAAATGGTAAAAGGGTCTGTTGGATTAATCGTTGAAAGGGACAAAAATATCTATCTCCTCAATGTAACCAAATTTCCTAAACGTTCGATTGGAAAAGCAGAGAGTGAAATTGTTTTAAAAGGACCTAAAGAGGCTTTTACGGAATCCGCATCTGATAATATGGGGTTAATTCGCAAGCGAATTCTAAATGAGAACTTGGTATTTGAAAATGTAACTGTGGGTAATATATCCAATAATGATGCGGTAATTGTCTATCTCAGTAATGTGGCAAATGCTAACCTCATTGATTCGGTTAAGAAAAGAATTAAAGAAATACAGAGTGATGGGGTCATTAATCTAGAAATACTTGAACAATACATTGAAGATAATCCAAAATCACTGGTAGCAACGATGGCATATACGGAAAGACCGGATCGGGTCGCATCACATATTGATCAGGGTTATGTAGCAATTCTCATGGAAAACTCCTCAAGTGCTTTATTATTACCTACAACCTTTTGGTCTTTTTTCCATTCGGTGGAAGACCACTATCTTCGTATGCCTTATGGAAACTATATTCGAATTCTACGAGTGATAGCCCTACTCATTGCAATGTTAACTTCGGCTTCTTATGTTGCTATCACTAATTTTCATAGTGAAATGATACCCCCTGATTTACTGCTTGCGATTGCAGGGGCTAGAGAAAAGGTGCCCTTTCCCATTGCCGTAGAAGTTTTAATCATGGAAGTCGCTTTTGAACTCATACGTGAAGCTGGACTTCGTATTCCAAGTGCTATTGGCCCAACGATTGGCATTGTAGGTGCTTTAATTTTAGGACAAGCCGCAGTAGAAGCGAATATTGTTAGTCCTATCATCATTATAGTTGTAGCCATCAGTGGTTTATCCTCTTTTTTAATCTCAGATATTAGTTTTAATTTTGCTGTTCGTATCGGTCGATTTGGATTTATTTTGGGGGCAGCCACGTTTGGTTTCTTAGGCATCATGGGAGTTTTGGTCATGGGTCTTTCTTATTTAACAACAATAAAATCTTTTGGAGTACCGTTTTTTGCTCCTATGACCCCTCAATATAGGTCTAGTGGAGATACCATATTTCGAAGGATTGTGCAAAATGAGTTGTTTCGACCTGCCTTTTTGAAAACCAAGCGACCAAGGAGAAAAGGATGA